The genome window GACTGTGGATCCAGTTGACGAAAGGCCACACCCAACAATGCCGGCCACCTCGTTAAACCCGCGCCGAACCGCCTGAAGCGGGACGAGTTCTGGTCGCTCCCAATGTCGCCGCTTCCAGCCAGTCTCCTGCAGGGCACTCACTGATGATCCAAACGCCGGCAGGTCGAACTCCAGGATCGCGGGCAGGAGTTGCATCAGGATCACATGCGACACCGCTTGAACCTCATTCAGTGGTATCGGTGTGTTAGCGACCATGAATTCAAGTTCTCGCTGGCCCGATAGCCCGCCCAAATCCCGAGGTCTGAACAGGACTACGCCCCAGTGAACTGGAAATTCGTAGCGAAGTAAGAGAGGCGGTTGACGCACATCGCGGGCAAAGCGGCTGGGCGCAAAGAAGTCCTTATCCCGGTCAACGGAGTGGCCGCCATCCAGTAGCAGACCGCCCCATTGGAATGCACCAATGCCGATGCCCGACGTACCCCCTCGCGTCGATATTTCTGTCAGTTTGGACTGTGAAAGGTTCAGTTCGAAGCAGTGATTCAGTGCCGCCAGCAAGGACAGCCTCCACTGGGTACCCGAACCAAGCCCATGATGGGGAGGGACCGTCTCGCGGATAACGACCTGCAAGGCTGGATCAACATCCAGCAACTCGCTGCTGGATATGAGTTCTCTCATCACGAATTTTCGTAGCCTGGCGTCGCCACCACGCACGTTGGCGTGCCCGTGGGAGCGGAAGTCGAACACGATTCCCGGTTGTTCCAGCGCAACACCGAGACCGCCGTCGATGCGCCCCAGTTGACCGTTCATGTCAACGAGCGTGAAATGCAAACGCGACGGGGTGCTAATGCGATTGTGAATGAAGGTTAAGGACATCGGCAGCCTCTGTGGAAATGGGCGAGTAACAGGTGCTGGATACGAAGCTGTGGTAACGCAGAAGTTATTCGACGATAGTAGATTTGATTTTGTGTGTTCTGTCAATACTATCGCGAGCCATCGACTTGTACTATAATAATGTCTATGCCGTGATATTTCCGGTGGCGCACAGAAGACGCGTAATGCCGCAACAGGCGGAACGATATCTCGCTTTCCTCCGGAACCTCGACCTGTTCGCTCAGGTACGCCAACTGGTCTTCGATGTTCTCCTCCTCGAAAACCGCCAGAAACTCTATCTCTATTGTCCCGTTATTGGGACGCGCAAAGAGGATTAACTTCGGCGCATTATCAGTCGCGTAGTTACCCCCCAGCTGTAACAGACTCGACAGTGCCTCTTCACCTGCGGCACGCAGCCGCTCCGTCGAAGCATCATTCCAGCCGACCCTGGAGGCGAGGTCGCGGAGTAATGCGTCAATCCTGGGCAGAGCGGAGATGTCCAATGCGGTCTCCAGACGGCTGCGCCGCGGATTGGTCAGCTCTGTGAATGAGGTCATCAGAATCGTAGCCAGAACGCCGGCTGTCATGCCGTTGCCGAGTGACGCGCCCCACGTCTGGCCCAGCAGGTCCAGGAAGATGTTCTGATTCTCCAGGCCCACTCCTATTGAGAGTGCCAGGCCCACCGCCAGAGCCTTTCGATGATCGAGACCATCCTGAAAGACTGTCCTCATACCTTCCACGAAGAGCAGACCCATTATCATCAACAGGAAAGCCCCCATGACGTGACTGGGAATTGTGAGCAGGATAGCCGCAGTCTTGGGCAAGAACGCCAGTCCGACTAAGATGCCCCCAATAGTATATCCAACGCTGCGTGCTGCGACGCCAGTGAGGGTGATGAGCGACACGCAGGAAGGCGAATAGATTATAGTGGGCAGCGTTCCCGCAATTCCGGACAGCAGCGCGCCCAGTCCGTTGGTGTTGAGTGTGCCCTGGACCAGACGGAAATCGGTCGCCTGTGGCCTGCGTCGCGAAATCTGTTGAATGACAACGCTATCGCCGCTGGTCTTGATGGCGACTACGAGACTCACAATCACGAACACCGGCAGAAGTGCCCAGAACTCCGCACCTGGTCTCAGATCGAGCCCCGCCCATACTGCGATATCCGGCAGGTCAAACCAGGGTGCTTCAATTACTTGCTGAGCATCGTACAGTCCGAAGTATGCGGCGACCGCGCAACCCGCTGCGATTCCGATAAGTGGCGACCACAGCCGCCAAATCCCTGAAGCGCGCAGTGCCAGTGCTACGGCGACGGTCAATGTCACTGCGGCACTGACTATACCCGCGGCCAGAGGCACCCCTTCAGGTACCTCTTTCAGCCTGTCGAATGCGATTGTCATGACTGTGACTGCTATCAGCATGAGCGCTGTGCCTGAGACGACCGGCGTGATGATGCGCCGCAGCAGCGGGAGCCAGGCGGCCAGCGCGAACTGCATTAGTGACGATACGACGATGAGACTCGCCAGCATGGACAGATCGCCCTCCTTTAGCGCCAGGACAGAGATCGCTATGAAGTGGGGTCCGGCACCTGTCATGAGCACCTGCCCAGATCCCAGCCGTCCGACCCGACCAGCCTGTAGCGCAGTAATAACGCCACCGATTATAAGCGAGGAAAAGACGGCCCACGATAGATAGTGATCACTCTGGCCAGCTGCACGGAAGATAATGGTTACAAACAACACCGTGTTGGCCAGAGTAAGCATGACACCCTGAAAGGCGACGCCAATCGACACTGAGGGAGGACACTGCTCGTCAGGCTCGTATTGAATGGTTTCATTTTTGTGCGCTATACTCAAAGATAGCTCCCAATTCAAACTAATTCCGCAGGGTCGTTGATGCGCGCGCCTTCGGGGGCAGGGACTGAGCCTGCGAGCAATGGATCGTCGGTTGTTTCCATCCAGGTTTGGAGGCGGTCGCGCAGGTCGTTTAACACGTCCTGATATTTGGGATCAGAGGCGAGGTTGTTGGTTTCGTGGGGGTCAAAAATGAGGTCGTAGAGTTGTTCGTGGGGTTGGTTTTTCTGTCGCCAGCCCTGGGCGAGAAAGTAGGATTTGCTGGGGCTGCCGTCGCAGTTGATGTCACCGGGACGCAGTGTGGGATACCAGTGGCGGATGTATTTCCATTTTTTGGTGCGAATGGTGCGTTGCGGATCGTAATAGCTGTGATAGTTGATTTCTGCGAAAATTTCATCGTGGATTTCATCTGTTTCTTCGCGGACGAGAGGTAGTATGGATTTGCCTTGTAGCCAGTGTGGATGGTCTATGCCGATCACATCGCACAAGGTGGGGAAGAGGTCAATTTGAGAGACCATGCCGTCGATGACTTTGCCGCCTGAAAAACCCGGTCCGCGCATGATGAGCATGACGCCGATGCCGTGATCGGTGAGGTTGCATTTCATCATGGGAAATGCGATGCCGTGGTCTGTGGTGCTGATGACGAGGGTGTTGTCGGCAAGCCCGGCACGGTCTATGGCTTTGAGGACGCGCCCGACTTCTGTATCGAGGATGCGAACGCAGGTTTTGTATGCGGCGGTGTCGTATCGGGTTTCGGGGGTGTCGGGAAAGGGGGCGGGGGGTATGCAATAGCGCGGGTCGTCTTCTGGCTCTGGTTCGGGGAAGCTGCGGTGGGTGACGGTATATCCGACGTCGAGGAAGAAGGGCTTGTCGTGGGATCGGTTGAGAAATGCGATGGCTGCGTCGGAGGTCGCCCGTTGATTTTTCGCTGTGTCAAATATTTCGTCATAACCGATTTCTGAGGGATCGGCTGTTGGAGGGCGACCGACGTGCTGAAAACCGGAGAGAGCGGTTGTGTAACCCGCTTTTTTGAGCGTGTGAACGAGGTGATGGCTGTAATCGTTGAGCCGAAAGCCGCGATGGGCAAGCCCCAGCATGCCACAACTGTGGGGCCATTGTCCGGTCAGGAGTGCGGCTCGACTCGGCGAGCAGGTTGGGTTGGCGCAAAATGCCTGGCGAAAGAGAACGCCCTGTTCGGCGAGGCGCTGAAAATTCGGGGTGGGCATGGCATGTCCAAAGGGCTGAATGTAGCGACCTGTGTCGTGAGAGTGGATGTAGAGGATGTTTGGATGGGGCATTGCATTCTCCTGTGATTGTTACGTATGGGATAGATATGCTCGAAGGTGTTTGAGGGCGTGACCGTTGTCTATTGCTGCTCGCGCCTGTTGAATTGCATCTTGGGGATCGGTGATGAAACCGAGCAGATGATCTGTGAGGGCTGCATTGAGTACGATGCGGTCGTAAACAGGACCTTTTTCGCCAGAGAGGGCAGCAAGACCGAGTTTGGCAAAGGTCTGTGCATCCACGGCATTGGGACGTGGATTTTGTGTGTAGTGAAAGCCGTAAGTGGCGGGATTGATGTCGCAAGCATAAGTTTGATCGGCGCGAAAGCCCTGTGAAAAATTGATGGCGTTGCGCGTTTTATCGGTGGGTTTTCCCAGGCGAAGGGAAAAGTGGCTGGTGCCTTCTTCTCCCTTGATTGCGACTGCAGATGTAAACCCGGTCTCGCGTGCGATTTTCAGAAGGGGGATTTCGTATCCCGAATGGTAATAACCGATGACAATGTGATTGCTTCCAGAACAGGTGAAGATTTGCTGCGCTTTTTCTGTGGCAGACCACGGAGGGCGTTTGCCAATGTGGGCGCGAAGGTCGCGGGCTGCATAGGCTAATGGCGCATATTCGCGCTGGCTGATGTAGGCAAAGCCAATCT of Gemmatimonadota bacterium contains these proteins:
- a CDS encoding sulfatase, with the translated sequence MPHPNILYIHSHDTGRYIQPFGHAMPTPNFQRLAEQGVLFRQAFCANPTCSPSRAALLTGQWPHSCGMLGLAHRGFRLNDYSHHLVHTLKKAGYTTALSGFQHVGRPPTADPSEIGYDEIFDTAKNQRATSDAAIAFLNRSHDKPFFLDVGYTVTHRSFPEPEPEDDPRYCIPPAPFPDTPETRYDTAAYKTCVRILDTEVGRVLKAIDRAGLADNTLVISTTDHGIAFPMMKCNLTDHGIGVMLIMRGPGFSGGKVIDGMVSQIDLFPTLCDVIGIDHPHWLQGKSILPLVREETDEIHDEIFAEINYHSYYDPQRTIRTKKWKYIRHWYPTLRPGDINCDGSPSKSYFLAQGWRQKNQPHEQLYDLIFDPHETNNLASDPKYQDVLNDLRDRLQTWMETTDDPLLAGSVPAPEGARINDPAELV